A window of Cryptomeria japonica chromosome 3, Sugi_1.0, whole genome shotgun sequence contains these coding sequences:
- the LOC131035084 gene encoding uncharacterized protein LOC131035084: protein MASAAALSLSSPIAASSSALVNKCGALKRPKHLPGLSVYSPCKAQLKRTAAVVMNNGVAKEEQKQSQALAVANSMAMVAAMVIPEIAEAATPGVSPSLKNFLLSIVSGGVVLAFIGVAVIGVSNFDPVKRT, encoded by the coding sequence ATGGCCTCTGCAGCAGCCCTGTCACTGAGCTCACCCATTGCTGCATCTTCATCTGCACTTGTAAACAAATGTGGTGCCCTGAAAAGGCCAAAACACCTGCCAGGTCTGTCAGTCTACAGTCCTTGTAAAGCCCAACTAAAGAGGACAGCAGCAGTGGTGATGAACAATGGCGTTGCGAAGGAGGAGCAGAAGCAATCTCAAGCTCTTGCAGTTGCGAATAGCATGGCAATGGTCGCAGCCATGGTGATTCCTGAGATTGCAGAGGCAGCAACTCCAGGTGTCTCCCCATCTCTCAAAAACTTCCTGCTCAGCATTGTTTCAGGAGGTGTGGTGCTCGCTTTCATTGGGGTTGCTGTTATTGGAGTATCCAACTTTGATCCTGTGAAAAGAACTTGA